The genomic stretch atatcttatatcataaaatactaataattatattataagttattttaatttaaatcaagattTGATTCACCgacttaaatttaagtttactCAAccatttgagattaaattaatttagattgattttaaaattaaaatattataaatcttGATTATCAATTCCATATTGACTCTCTTAAATTCAAGCTTAACGCttactttaatttgaatttggctCAAGACACATGTAAAATTAGTCGACATAAATGGTCATAGGGTTAtgtcccactcaagttttaatacaaaaatagatatacatttgtaaggtttcaaaaatttaaatatcaacctatgacaaaatttttgttaaaaatctcagttaaattagaggtaaaataatcatttattaaaaaaattaaaaatttatcacattatactccttaagtttgaaaatttcataattttttttccacccACGGtttccaagttttgaaaagCGATCATTTCACCTCTTAAAGATCtaagttttctttctctcctcaCAGGCAATGGCGACCTTTGAAAACTCTACGAGAGAGTCAAGGTCATCTCCGATAGAGTTCTTTCCTCTCCATCAAGGAAGAGATAAAGACATCATCTCTCTGTCAATGGAGACGAAGAGATGTTGCCTCTTCATCTCTATTGACGAAAGAACTCTATAGGAGATGGTTTTAGCTCTTTTGTTATGTTTTCAAAGGTTATCATTGTtagtgaaaagagaaaaaaaacctaaaaatttgaGAGATTAAATTGTTACTtatcaaaacttaaaaactttagatgaaattgaattatgaaatttttaaatctgaaaaataaaaataataaaattttaattttttaataaataataattttacctttatttataactcaaattcttaataaaaatcttatcataaataagtatttaaaatttgaaaaactcataAATGTGTAttcaattttacattaaaaattcgagtgggaaataatcttttggccgTCATAAATTAACAAAGTAGTATTTGCGTTTGTTCTTGAATAAATAGGTGTGtctttattactattttttttaatcattgatAAACGATGGTGTGGTGTGACAGTTGGCAGGTAGATCTGGAGAAGACCTTCCACGGGAAAATACCATAGtattattacaataaataatCCTCGCTTAGCTAAAAGACAAAAGAATTATGCTATGgatacaaataatatgaataaatttatatataaataataatataatattatataattaaattattttaaattaaaaataaaataatttttaatcatataataatatattattatttatgagtaaaattatatacattatttacacatataattttattaaaagataaattgtcAATTTCTCTAACActtaattatagaaattatgGATTAAAAAGAGTGCAAGAAGAATCATCTATCTTTCAGCTTCAATGTGGTAATTAAATCACAGGAAACAAGAAGTCGATTTATTTATATCccaaatatatatagtttaataaGAAAAACTTATTTATCATGTAATCTAATTGAGTAATATAACACTATCACACGTAAAATTAAGCGTGATAATATTGATTAGTATTACTAATATATTAGAATGTGACATGCAGCTAAAACTTTAGGGTGTATTTGAGTTAGGGAATAAGAGATTgttctaataattaattttttattacaaatttatttcttttttattggttAGGTAATTAGAGGGTGTattacaaatttacaaattgTTCTAATATTTGTTTGGAAGACACTATGTTAATTTAGGCTGACTCAGCAAACCATGTAGTCTTGATACCCGAGTGCACTCATTTTGGGCTCATTCTATAAGTCAATGCTTGTTCATGGTCCATCCCTCGACCCCGGTCTCTTCCTACATTTACTGGTGAAATAGATAGCCTTGGTCTGTGGTCACACCCTCTTTCGTTTCTATTCTggctttattaatattttctttatttttaaatattgaaaaaaaaacactcaAGGTAATTACCAATTTTACCCCAATTATCACCTTCAAAAGACAGAATCATATTCTTCATGAGATCAccgataattaaaattataatttagagtCTTGTCCATGCTTATTGGTTAATTATTTTGAGTTCCAGCAGGTTTCACTGTTGGCTTCTTCCTTGGCTACATTCCATGGATGTTGGAGCTTTTACTTGCATTAGTTTGCGTTTCCTTGTCTTGTGCTACTCAATGATCCTGACAACTCCATAATGCCGAATTGCTTAAGACAAATACGgaggaaattaatttaaatagtcTTATTTTTCCTCCCgcatatatattttgtattatatatataagtcaaaacataaattaagatattaattCATCTAACTAAGACATAAAATAGTATATTTGATTAGTCAATCAACCTACATGATCAAACTACTTGACTATGGGCAATCGGTCAATCTATCTGATCAATctcaaatcttaaaatattttttttttagaggtaaaatcaaatttaaaaaataattatatttgtataacaaaaaaaaaaagactacatatatataaaaaacaaaaaagataattattttaattagtatattcaaatatttagtaATTCGATTTTGAAATGAATTACTCTTTTTTAGTCAAATCACCATTAGATAATACATAATgactaattatataaattacatataaCAACTAgttatatcatctatatatccaTCTATACGAGTTCTTCGACTAAAATAACCGTtgacatatatttttaatttataggcCAACCAGGGAAATGTACTTCGAATATGCCAAGTAAATTTGTAACAATTTTGgttcaaataatattatgtatacaattttgacatataattttaatatataaatgatatattatcatacgacttaatattattttacttttaatttaaaattattcaatcacatattgatacatttattatatacctaaattatgtataaaaaatatatacacataattttattattttaatttatatcataattaagctttttttaactattaaacttgattgatttaagattaaattgagtaaataatattaatttaatatttaattatcaagTGAAATGGATCCAATTATCATGTTGACTTTCGTATGActaaaattcattttcaattttaattatatctagTTGTGTCgtcaatttatttgattaatcaatCTAACCAATTTGTAGAAAAAACCTTTAGccaatcaatttgtatattaatttacaCTTTTTGTCCttctttaattattgtttttatgagGCTAAATGACTTTGAACCCATGGccaatttatttttgaaaaccatacaaattaatttttactcaatattcgTTTTTCAATATAAGCAAGTGAAGAAAATTTCCCTTCTTCCAAAGGAACTACTATATATATGACCTAAATgtgtaaaattaaaagtaaaaaaataaaaaataaaaaacctcttttctaattttcttcttccGCCACGTGTACGTTCATAATTTGGTTTCACTGAGTCAGTGTCCAACATGTCGTCACTTGAACGAACTATTCATTTAGGGTTTTCATTGCTATAAAAGCGAAAGAAAACcctaatctcattttctttagtTTATAGAGGAAGAGCGTGGCTGCTCGGATCTTCACATCTTCTCTTCCCTCGAAAATGGTCACCTTCAAGGTAAGTTAACAACACTCGGTATTTAGATCTAATCATACCGAAGAGCTAAATTTATTCTTCAAAATCCGTTCTCAATTATCTGGTTTGAATTTACCCTGTTTGGTTACTGAAATAGACAGTGTTAGTCTTGAATAATGAATCTTAATTAGCTATTTAGAAAATCTAATAGGGGTTCTTGTTTTGGGTTTTGTAGTTTCACCAGTACCAGGTTGTTGGTAGAGCTCTCCCATCGGAGTCCGATGAGCATCCTAAGATTTACAGGATGAAGTTGTGGGCCACAAATGAGGTTCGGGCCAAGTCCAAGTTCTGGTTAGTGATCTGATTTGATATTTGATCGATGGTCTTTTTGGTTGATGATTGAAGTAGGTTTCTTTTTTTCCAGCTTGTAATATTTGTGGTATTTGGTTTGTGTCAGGTACTTCTTGAGGAAGCTGAAGAAGGTAAAGAAGAGCAACGGCCAAGTTCTCGCTATTAACGAGGTACATTTCTTGTTTGCTTATTTCACATGGCTGTATGTGATTGGAATTCATTAAGTTTTAGCATAtgtatttgttgttttttgaGTGTCTGTGCTGTGTAGTTGATGCATTTATGATTGAAGACTTTGCCGTGTTAACATTACTTAATTGTTTTACACCCATCATTTAGTTGGAGAATCGTTTTTACAGGGTATAGATACTCTGTAATTTCAATATTGAAACATGTATAGGATGACCTAGTTAGATATCTTAGAGTTAAATTGTTCATGTCAATTTTTGCACTGAGATGCATAGTTGTGTCTGCATCCATTGGATAGTAATTTGGGCGGCTGAATTTGATATCCTCTATCAATTCTTGTTCATGTCATTTTGTCAAAACCCAGAAGGCGGAGATGATTTTGGCAAATGTAGAAACTTTCTGATTCACCAAGTCAACTTGTAGGGTCTGTATTAATAAGATTTTGTGTGTTTGCAGTTGATTAAAGTTGTTTTTTAAGAAGGAAGAATGTCATcatgtcaattatattttttctggaCCTTGGCAAGTGGCTTATATTGATTTTTCTCTGATGATTTATATGATGTAGTTTTGGTTTGCATGCCTTAGTTTTTGGCAAAATCCcttatttttcatcttccttCTGTACTTCTCTTTGCTTTTATTTGATGTGTTTAGGgtataattttcttaaacaaatattaagtGTACCTTTTAGGGCTTACATGATATGATTGGATTACATTCAGATCTTTGAAAAGAACCCAACCAAGATCAAGAACTATGGTATTTGGTTGCGTTATCAAAGCCGAACTGGTTACCACAACATGTACAAGGAATACCGCGACACCACTTTGAATGGGGCTGTTGAGCAAATGTACACTGAGATGGCTTCTCGTCACAGGGTTCGGAGTCCTTGCATTCAGATTATCAAGACTGCCACCATTCCTGCCAAGCTTTGCAAGAGAGAGAGCACCAAGCAGTTCCACAACTCAAAAATCAAGTTCCCCTTGGTGTTCAGGAAGGTTAGGCCACCGACTAGGAAGCTGAAAACAACATACAAGGCAACAAGGCCCAACTTGTTTATGTAATTCTCAAATCATTTGATAATTGAGGAGCCAAGGAGTCTATTCAGAGGATTTTTTTCTAGTAATCTTAttagttgttttctttactGGATATGTTGAGAAATTTAGACAATTAGACCGAGTGAAGGTTTATTCTTTCTTTGGCATTTTGAAATTCATGTTTTGCATACCTTcaactttttcccttttaagttttgattgttttgtcaTCTTTTTCTAATCATGTCATGCATACCAAATTGATTTGAGAATCAGAAAGCTTTGACGCTTGTTATGTAGCTCTTAGGCACTTGTTTAGGTACACTTGCTCTAAGGAGTCCCACTCATctgctctctctcttttattaatGCGGAAGCtataatttttcagttttaactTACACCGtcaatgttttattttttttatttgataatttacaCTGTCAATGTTATGGCGTTGTTTGGTATTCAATGATTCAATCTTGGTGTTTTAATATAAGACGACAAAGCATACAATGCACCACTAGACCAGACCGCGATTAAGCTgaagtttatattttaatatacgTATGTATGTCCCAGTCTGACCGCCCGATTCGGGTTGCCTCTTAATCGTCTTGAAAACATTGATCATTATGGCAGTCGATGTTCTCAAATTCTGTTTTCATTCACTTGGTTGACACTTGAAAGCGTCTGGTGTCCAcaaatctttttttcaaataaacaatTACTAAATTCAATCACAGGTATTGACTGCCTACCAAATCTCTGATCATCCGTAGTTTGGTCCCTTCAAAAAACTACTCATTCATTACAATGCATGGGCAACAATTACTATGACTTTTATTGTTTGAAAGATGTTATATCCATTTCATTGTCGACCTACCGGATTAAAGCTTTGTACATGTCTTAGTCCGAATCTGCTTTCAAGATATCAACCTTTCAACTTTTCAGTCTTTCTGCAATTTTCACTTATATTTGATTTGCATGGGAAGACCActtaattttgttcataatcTGGCCAAAGTTTAAAGTTCAAAACATGGGTTTTTATTTAACCTTTAAACTAAGTAGACAGTGGGTGAAATCAATAGAATAAACAATTACACTTAAATCAACATAAACagtattaaaaaagaatttatgatttattttgattCACCTAAGACAAGATTACTTTTAATAGtgtcaatatattataatttttatttttaagaaaaattctattaagatttttgtttttaagaaaaatcctaaaatatttacatactctttgtaagatttttgtttttaagagAAATCctaaaatatttacatactCTTTGTATATTGTGTTTATAAAAGAAGTGGTTACCGATTTCAACAATTATAAGGTTGGTAAAACTTTCACCTCGTACATGCAAAAGTGAAAACTAGAAGCTGAGTAGATTTTGATAATCTAGTTAAGTGACTGAGAGTAGTGTTTTTAAGTATTAGATCATGTGAAGCAATCATGTAATTAAGCAAGTTATGGAGATGAGATCTACCTTTGAGATCTGATCTGTCTCACTATCATGAATATGATGATATCAATTGCTGTAATCAATTACATATAGGACCAATTTCGATCACTATTTGTCTGATCTCAAAGTGCGGTAATGCTGCATAATGCTCTTTGTCTGAGCCCATATCAAGTATAAAGATTATATGCTTTAAGATTCATGAAGCTCCTGCAAATTTGTGTCAAGACATGTGGCTCCAGAAAATTAAGTGGCCTTGGCAGTGTTCTTCTCCACTCATTACAAAGAATTGTTGCCTTCCAGATCAGTCACTGATGTTTCTATCTGTTAACATATATGCGGGAATTGTTACGCCTAGATCGAAACGAAGGTGCTTCACCTACCGTATTAGAGCTACTCTGTAAACAATTTTCATCCTTATCTAACTTTCCCTTCTTGCCTTATTTGCTCCACATCTTTTGTCCTACTCATGTAGACCTTTATTGCTTTATACTTCCACTGTCTTCTTTGATACCTTGCCACAACTGGGGGCCTAACGCCTTCATAATTGTGTTTGGCATTGTGTTATATGTGTTGAagcaaaccatattttttctctctagaATTTAGTAGAGTATCTCCATTTTCTGATAAAACTCCAAGTTATAG from Mangifera indica cultivar Alphonso chromosome 6, CATAS_Mindica_2.1, whole genome shotgun sequence encodes the following:
- the LOC123219079 gene encoding 60S ribosomal protein L18a, translating into MVTFKFHQYQVVGRALPSESDEHPKIYRMKLWATNEVRAKSKFWYFLRKLKKVKKSNGQVLAINEIFEKNPTKIKNYGIWLRYQSRTGYHNMYKEYRDTTLNGAVEQMYTEMASRHRVRSPCIQIIKTATIPAKLCKRESTKQFHNSKIKFPLVFRKVRPPTRKLKTTYKATRPNLFM